In Mustela nigripes isolate SB6536 chromosome 2, MUSNIG.SB6536, whole genome shotgun sequence, a single window of DNA contains:
- the CLEC4G gene encoding C-type lectin domain family 4 member G, whose product MDTVGYSKWDSRLEEVPGGYWGSWGRRLLFLGLLLVVATVLWALILSVLVSKASTERGTLLGHQDLLRTNASEQTAALGNLNQEIRACNSCCLGTQALLQRTRTELGEAQAKLIQQESALKELSDRVTQSLAEAGRDREDIRSELFRALEAARLGNSSCEECPESWLPFQGSCYLFSVQRATWEESQRNCAGAGAHLVIVGDLEEQGFLSRNTRGRGYWLGLRAVRRGRTIQGYQWVDGVPLSFSHWNMGEPNDSMGREDCAMMLRTGMWNDAPCENERDNWICEKRRSC is encoded by the exons ATGGACACTGTCGGGTACAGCAAGTGGGACAGCAGGCTCGAGGAAGTCCCTGGAG GGTACTGGGGAAGCTGGGGACGGCGACTCCTCTTCCTGGGCCTGCTTCTGGTGGTAGCCACAGTTCTGTGGGCCCTCATTCTGAGCGTCCTAGTTTCTAAAG CCTCCACCGAGCGAGGGACGCTGCTTGGCCACCAGGACCTGCTGAGGACAAACG CCTCCGAGCAGACCGCGGCGCTGGGCAATTTGAACCAGGAGATCCGGGCCTGCAACAGCTGCT GCTTGGGGACACAGGCGCTGCTGCAGAGGACACGCACCGAGCTTGGGGAGGCGCAGGCGAAGCTGATCCAGCAAGAGAGTGCCCTGAAAGAACTGAGCGATCGCG TGACCCAGAGCTTGGCTGAAGCGGGCAGGGACCGCGAGGACATCCGCAGTGAGCTATTCAGGGCTCTGGAGGCCGCCCGGCTGGGGAACA GCTCCTGTGAAGAGTGCCCCGAGTCCTGGCTGCCCTTCCAGGGCTCCTGCTACCTTTTCTCCGTCCAGCGGGCCACATGGGAGGAGTCGCAGCGTAACTGCGCGGGCGCGGGCGCGCACTTGGTGATTGTCGGGGACCTGGAGGAGCAG GGCTTCCTGAGTCGGAACACGCGAGGCCGCGGTTACTGGCTGGGCCTGAGGGCGGTGCGCCGCGGGCGCACGATCCAAGGCTACCAGTGGGTGGACGGAGTCCCGCTCAGCTTCAG CCACTGGAACATGGGGGAGCCCAATGACTCTATGGGGCGTGAGGACTGCGCTATGATGCTGCGCACGGGGATGTGGAACGACGCGCCGTGCGAAAACGAGCGGGACAACTG